The Chloroflexota bacterium genome window below encodes:
- a CDS encoding peptidase MA family metallohydrolase: MSSRQQPWRIVTAFAFLLLVATACISGNQPLIAATPFPEPPADPTPQFSLETRETNTPDSLTPVVAEASPAGSRGIDVEGEWIENRFPDELQFNLDATSNDGIITRVELVFATRGSQSPTSQPIDLGDPASSVSVSHTWRTKYLSIPPGAPVEYYWEISDNRNNHLTTERSTVYFDDVRYPWQTRSSDRVSVFWFEGDDTFGERMLEIADGALLRLSEELAVPAPEGVRIVIYPDEQSFRSAFPRMYDWIGGRAFNAMGLTVQIIPPTLIDSGWPEAVLAHEVAHLFNHQLLSSPMGAAPRWLDEGLAKYAEPGDHADQHELVALAARQDALLPLPYLTGNFGHNDETAVLAYAQSLSLVEFALSEFGPEVLRTLMSEIQAGTTTDQAFEKAFAMDQQAYFELWKNRTIAHAKGLATPPVTTEEQSD; encoded by the coding sequence GTGTCTTCGCGTCAGCAGCCGTGGCGGATCGTAACCGCTTTCGCTTTTCTCCTGTTGGTAGCAACAGCTTGTATTTCGGGCAACCAGCCTCTGATCGCTGCAACCCCCTTCCCCGAACCACCGGCGGACCCCACTCCACAGTTTTCCCTGGAAACCCGGGAAACAAACACGCCCGACTCCCTGACTCCGGTGGTCGCCGAGGCATCCCCGGCCGGCTCGCGGGGTATCGACGTAGAAGGGGAATGGATCGAAAACCGCTTTCCCGATGAATTGCAGTTCAACCTTGATGCCACGAGCAATGATGGCATAATCACCAGGGTCGAACTGGTATTCGCCACGCGGGGTTCCCAGTCACCGACTTCGCAGCCGATAGACCTCGGCGACCCTGCCTCCTCGGTTTCGGTGAGCCATACCTGGCGGACCAAGTATCTGTCGATTCCCCCAGGTGCCCCAGTCGAGTATTACTGGGAAATCAGCGACAACCGGAACAATCACCTCACCACCGAAAGGTCCACCGTTTATTTCGATGATGTGCGTTATCCGTGGCAGACGAGAAGCAGCGACCGGGTCTCCGTGTTTTGGTTTGAAGGCGATGATACGTTCGGCGAACGGATGCTGGAAATTGCAGACGGGGCGCTGCTGCGGCTATCGGAGGAACTGGCCGTGCCGGCTCCCGAAGGAGTGCGCATCGTCATCTATCCTGACGAGCAGTCCTTCCGCAGCGCGTTCCCCCGAATGTACGACTGGATTGGCGGGCGAGCTTTCAACGCCATGGGCCTGACGGTTCAGATAATTCCGCCCACACTGATCGACTCCGGTTGGCCAGAAGCGGTGTTGGCGCATGAGGTAGCCCACCTGTTTAACCATCAATTGTTGTCCAGTCCCATGGGTGCTGCACCCAGGTGGCTGGACGAAGGTCTGGCCAAGTACGCCGAACCAGGCGATCACGCCGACCAACATGAGTTAGTGGCCCTGGCTGCCAGACAGGACGCCTTGCTTCCGTTGCCCTATCTGACAGGCAATTTTGGACACAACGACGAGACAGCGGTGCTGGCATACGCCCAAAGTCTAAGCCTGGTGGAGTTCGCGTTATCAGAGTTCGGCCCGGAAGTGTTGCGCACCCTGATGAGTGAAATCCAGGCGGGAACTACCACCGATCAAGCCTTTGAAAAAGCCTTCGCTATGGACCAGCAGGCCTATTTTGAACTTTGGAAAAACAGGACCATCGCCCATGCGAAGGGCCTGGCAACGCCGCCAGTCACCACAGAAGAGCAATCCGATTGA